The following is a genomic window from Fundulus heteroclitus isolate FHET01 chromosome 16, MU-UCD_Fhet_4.1, whole genome shotgun sequence.
TTGAttgtttttggttgtttgtctcttgtATCGGCTTATTTTTGGGGAAACTTGTTAAATTTGGATTTATGTgatatttttgcacaaaatataTTAGTGAATATTGTAATCCTttccaacaaagaaaaaatgcgTTGCGCAGGTAGCTCCCTTTCCCTATGAGCCGTCCCCACCAACTTTCAACACAAAGTTACACCCTtgtttaaatcccatattaaacagctttccagagtttccttttttcacctcaggaatatcgccaaaattagaaacattctgtccaggggtgatgctgaaaaactagtccatgcatttgttacttcaaggctggactattgtaattctttactatcaggaagtccacaaaatgcagtttgaagtcttcagctgatccaaaatgctgcagcacaagttctgatgaaaatcaacaagagggatcatagctccaattttagcttcccttcattggcttcctgttaaatcaagaatagaatttaaaattcttcttctaacttataaagcccttaataatcaagctccatcatatatcataGCTCtaattaccctgtatgttcctaacagagcacttcactctcagactgcaggtctgctggtggttcctagagtctctaaaagtagaatgggaggcagatcctttagctatcaggctcctctcctgtggaaccaactcccagttttggtccgtgaggcagacaccctgtctacttttaagactaatcttaaaactttcctttttgacaaagcttatagttagagtggctcatgttaccctgagctatctctatagttatgctgctataggcttaggctactggaggacaacagggcctatatttctcactctactgatttctactgttctcaaTTGCATTGAagtgactgttgtcatttcagcttttaactttttgctctctctcttttttcttcatagtaggtacacctggtctgacgttctgttaactgtgacatcatccagagaagacggctcaccagctattaccatctaatgtagaacagattactggattactggatgtgtgcttctgtgcttttttgtctgtcttgttgtgtctctgctctgtcttctgtaacccccagtcggtcgaggcagatgatcgttcatactgagcctggttctgctggaggttttcctccccgttaatggggagtttttctttccactgtcgcttcatgcttgcttagtatgagggattgctgcaaagccatggacaatgcagacgcctttccctgtggctctacgcttctccaggagtgaatgctgcttgtcaggactttgaagcaatcaactggttcccttatataggacatttttgaccaatctgtataatatgattgaatttgactttgtaaagtgcctcgagatgacatgtttcacgaattggcgctatataactaaaattgaattgaattgaattgaaatgtaaatgtcCAATTTAAACTGTTatagttaactgaaacatcattagatgAACCGACCTACCGCTACAATTTCACTGCAACGCATTTTCCTCTGTATGCTTTCTGATTTTCtattcatgtacagcactttgaattgtcttattaCTCAAATATGCTTTGATGTATGGTCTCGTTATGGCCTACCCAATTATGGGACTTCTGCCACAAAagttcagaaaaataaacaaaaaagaattaaaatttataaaagaagcagaaatgtgtaaatgagtttttaaatttagaaaatttTGCAGCACTTTAGAATATGCCATAATTCAGCGGCTGGCACTGGTTACAGACAAGAGGAAAGGATGAAAAAAAGGATGTAACTTGTAACTTGTAAGTTTTCAGAACAATCTAAAAAAGTTCAcatttactaaataaaatattattagtTATTAGATTGGTTGTAATGCTCTGAGCAGGgagtttaaaatattatttaaatttttcctaaAGGTCCTTTTCTTAATttatgaattaataaaaacagtttaccTTTAAGCTAACATaacaatcatttatttagaCAGAATAAAATAACCACTTCTAACATAATGTATCAAAAGTCCAAACCATTCGTTTTGCTGTCATACATTgaatctgaataaaatgtaCCTGTTTTATGTTAACTGGTAGAAAAATCCTTTCTATTTGATAAATGCAGACTTGTGACGTCAaagacaatgtaaaaaaaaaaaaaaaaaaaaaaaaaaaaaacatgatgaggAATCAGGGAATGGTGTTGCTCAGCTGCTACACCTGCAAATAATAACCACTCATTGCTCTACGAGGTGCAGCTGATGATGACCTTTGTTAGGAACATGATGGAAAGGGTATATTAAGCAAGGCTGGAGCAGCAGAGGTTATTCTGGAGTCTATCTCTGCTTGCTTTGCCAGTGCATCTGAGAAGCAAGGGAAGCTGCTTTTCAGTCAAAAGCCATGGCTGTTGGACTTCTTTTGTGGTATGTTTTGTTGCTGTAGGCTTTTgaattcttgtttttaagtgAATGCATTCAGGGTCCATAATGAGATGTTTGTCTGCTGCAATGTAGGTTTTTCTGGATTGCCTTGCAGTTGAACTGCTCCACTGGTTTTACATCTCCAAGAGGTAAAATCTATTTCTTAAAACATATGATTCATCTATGGCATTAACATATCTTGTCTGTTTGCTGCAGCTCCAGTTCAGTCTGTACTGGATGGTCAACACCAACTGGATGAGCAATACATCAATGCTTTAGCAACTAGTGAAGGGGATGGAGATGTTCTGGATAACAAACCAAGTGGCCCTGTTCTTGCAAGGTATGAATGGCCTTCAGTAGCAGACCCACCAAGTTTGCTTCCCTCTGTCCAAAACATGCCTGACACAGTAGACCAGCCAGAACCCCAAACTCTACCAGTGAATGTTGAACCTGCAAGTGTTGCTTATCCAAGTCCATGGGAGTATTCTGGCCAGAGCAATGAAGTTGAAAGTCCGACTGTGCAGGTCTCTCCTCCTCAGAAGCCTTCCTCTCCAAAACTTGTAGGCCAACCTTCCTACAAAGACTGGATGAGCATGCCTTTTAATGACATCTTTGACAAGGACCTGTTGTTCGGCCAATTTGGCTTCCAGCCAGAGAACTCGGTCCGCTATGAGAAGCACTGGGTTCCAGTGAGTTTCCCCCAGATGTCCTACCAACCGGTCCCTCCTCCCCCAAGTCGTCAAAGCCTGATCAGGAAGTCTAAAAACGGTTACCATCGTGAAAGGCTTCAACAGTCAAAAGACATTTACTGGGCAGATCCTAAAATGCAGCAGATGAAAAGCTCTAGGAAGTTTAACACCTTGCCAAAAAAGGTGCTGAACCGTCAAGCTTCTCGCAAAATGTGAGGGCTTTAAGGTATGTATACCTACATTTTTAAGGAATGATGTGGACAACAAAATTGCATCTGacttgactttatttttttctttcagcttaCCGATTTTCAATgccagaaataaacacttaaatTCAACATATTCTTTGTCACTTGTGAGGTTTATTCTGCGTAATGACATGTGTAGCATCTCTGAAATGGGATGTTCAGCTCACCATACCCTGGTGGATGATGAACTGTAGTTGGAGAACTGAGATTCCCAAACCCAAGTGTTGACTTGGCTTTAAGGTGTCAGCATTTTGTTTCCCTGGTCTGCACTCTGACCCCTCAGCACAATCTAAATTGGACTAGTTTCAGAGATCAATCTTAAACTTGAtgtattaaaaagaaattgcaGTGCATGTGGTGCAGTAAAGGTCTCCAAGGCCAGGGTTCATCACATGTCAACTAAACCAATGACCAAAAGGAAACTTTTAATTGGTGCCCATAAGAATAAAGGTATGGTTTCAAAATAATTAGCTAAACAGTCACTTAATGGGAAAACTGAACATATGCATAAGACAACCCTAcctgctcttattttgaaagtctCCAAAATGAAATCTGGGCTTAATGCTTGACATTTTAGAGCATCTGAGTTGGAATTAACAGCTGAAATTGATGCTCACTAGGAGTGAGCACATGTGTCGTTTCCTAACAAATTCTTATACTGTATCTGACTTGGTGCTATGTACTCGTCTCTGTTTCGACTGACTTGGTTTCATGTACATTGCTTTATAAATGATATGCATCCCCTTTTGCTCAGTGTAAAATGAGTTCTTCCAGTTTTCCCAATAGTCAGTTTACTGGTGCTTTTGGCCAAATCCTCTTGGTGTGCTGTGCACTCTCATTCCAACTGTTGTGGTGAGGTACAagaccagagtaaatattgagGCAGTTTTCAATTGAAAATGGGAGTTCTTCTCTGCTCAACTCTTCCATGtacaacttgtcaccagaggagGCAGATTCTAGGAATTGCACAACGCACCTTTTAAGGGAGCCAGTTGGTGCAGCTTTTttaagtgtcctgtctggcaatgtggaaataaaaattgtcttaatgccagagCCCAAAATATTTTACTCAAAAGTGGAGCATTATCACTTTCGCCATAATGTTCTGCAGTTTTAACATCAGGAGTTCATTGTTGGAGGGTGCCTTGTCTCTCCATTTTATGATGCCACTATTGGGTTGTCTGCAAAGAAATGTTCCTTCCTCCAAAGTGGCCTAAACAGGATAAGGGTCAGATTTGGCAGTCCATGAGCATCTTGTCTCTAGGTACCATCCTCAACCCTATAGATTTAAAGTCATAGGCTTTTTCAGCCGGACTAAAGCCACTGAAGCAATTTAAGTGACTCACCTCAGTTTGCCACCATTATCCGATCTAGACGGAGCTCAGGAAATCTCCCAGCCTTCCACCTCTCATCTCACCGGAGGTACtccattatttttcattttcagattaaTTTCTATCAAAACTCTTGCtaaaatgatctttttttttctcttaaggAGCAAACTGTGGCATTGTTTGGACATGAGTGTGATGGAGGGAAGAAAAACGCAAACTGTAAAGACGGACGCCACAGTTGAAGTCCGGCGCTACCTTTCATAGCCCAATATCAGCAGAATGGAAAATCCAATGGAGTACTAGGGGATGAAGAAACTTGCGTTTTTGTGCACGGCAGCAGCATCAGTGCACTGTGAACAGGTGttttcaaaggctggagaagtaGTGGCAAAAAAGGAATCTATTAAAAATCAGAAACTGTTAaacttatttctaaaaaaaaattataacatttgTTTTGCACAAGCATATCCTCTTCCACTTTAGCTATCTATCACTTTAATGAAATGGGTTTAAGCAGATAATATAAATACACAACCTGCAATATAGAATTGTACCTTTGTTAGgaaaattacacacagaatatgtccaaaagtattttattatacacatggGATGagaaaaaatacttaatttccAAGGGCGCTAAAGGGTAAAAATACATGCAAGCATCACAGATTATATTGCTGAGTGTGATTATGCACTTGGCCAGAAGGTGGTTTCATGTGCAAATGAAGCGCTGAGAAATTAACCCTTTGCCGTAATGAGGCCTCATCCACCATCTCTACTTTTTACATACAGCAAGTTTGCTAAGCAAACAATTTGGAGCCTTTACAGCCAGGTACATGACATGGGCCTAGCTAAGTTAAAACCGCATTAAGATCTATTTATTTGAGCTAAATTAACCGCAATAAGCTATCACACTCACcactgtctttttttcctcttagtcctccttttttactttgattttgtTGCTTCCAGAAGGAtaacttctttttattttaatgcaagTTGATGCTGCTGTGCAACATGTGCTTGTGCAGCAAACAAGATAGCCTTTGCAGTACAGTGCTAAGTTAAAACTGAATGTTGAGACATTGGTTTGTGTTGTACTTTCTAAGAAAAAGCAAGACGTCCGGTGAATTTCAGGTGGTTTTATAGCCTCACAACATTAGCCTTCCCACCCAGACTGACTAACATGGAgcgtaagtcagtctggtaaggctTTACATGCTACAGCCTAaaacagaccggaccaatcacagcgttGGAGGCGGGACTTTATGATGCATCATTCTCAGCAGCTGACTTTAGAATTTGATTATAAaccaaacatgaaataaaatgaacacaaaataaacatattgGCAGGGTTGTCCtcgttttattaataaacttaaACATTTGCCACACTCTCCCCTCAAAAAGTTAATGTCGACATTCTGCAACTGTAAACATTATGTGTACCTATACATGTTTGGTACTTATGCATAACATTTAAGTAGGCTACTTCCAAACAGAGGTCACAGGTCATGTAAGTCTGTTAAGATGCAAAACCAGAAGTAATTTACAGTATAACATGTATCCCCATCTTCCATGCCATACATACTCAGAAGATGTCTTTGTGCATGGTAACGTTCATCTGCCGCATCCACATTGTGGGGATCTGCATTCTCAACATAGCCACAACCTACTTGGTAGACCAATATGCAATAAATATGCCTGATTCACCTCCTGGAAATCCTTTttggtaatatatatataaaccatgTCTTAACTGTCAAGCATAGAAACCTTTCCTGTACCTGTAAGATTTAAACTAATGATTATTATAACCTGAACCACTAATTTTCATCAGTTCAAATATTGTCTTGTCAAAACAGTATTTAATATTTACGCTTAGTTTTAAACATGTGATGCAGGAGGCTGACATAACATCATAGGTAATTATCACTCTCCGCCTTCTCGTTCTGAAATTATACTTTTTAGCTGGGGTCTGGATAGGACCCTCCTGGTCACTGGACGTTGACTCAGAAGACTCTTCCTCACCCTGAGCTTGGTCTCTCTCTATGTTTCTGTCTGTTGCTCCCATGTCCTTTGCTCCTGGTGCAAGCAGCAGGTTCTTACAGGAACCAGAGACAACTGGCAGCATGCAGACACTAGAAACCTTCTTCAGTGAGGGCTGAACAAAAGCAGAGTTTCCAAGTCCAGCAGGCTGAGCACACAGTAACTTGGAGTGTCACGTCAGCAGAGCACATGAggagagacgttctggcagtgagtagatgagtgaggcaggtatttTAAGGCAGAGAACATGGTAAGCAGAGTGGACTCTCACTGGCAgtggcaggtggagctgatctggtgGTGAGTGGTGGCAAGGAGATGACTCAAGCCGGCTTCACACTTTCTATGTTCTTCGTGCGCTCTGTCCGTTCACTTTCAAAATGTGCCGCACAGGAATCCAAACTGTATATGTGCATCCAGACAGCCCCGCCCCCTctctcctttattttgaaatattacacTATCCACTTTACACTTCCTGCGTCTGACTTCCTGTCGAACTCATCTGGTTTTCAGAAATTGATGTATTTCGCTCTGTCATACGTCACAAACGGACTCAATCCGTATTTCTGACGGACAACGGAGGCGGGTTCTCTGTCATTTGTGATGTAATGGAGACCGCACAGATGAAggagtgtgtgtgaatgacggGTAaggctgattggatggtgactgggaGGTGAAAATATGTCCAAAACCAGATATAAGGGGGTTCACTGACCATCTTAAGAATGTGCTCAATCACATTGAGGCCAATAATTGGCTGATCTGCCACCCCACCTTGATCTGCTAATGACACCAGTACAAGGAGCTCTACTGGTTGGGAACTATCTGAAAGCAGCCTAAAGATCACCCTGACCCACCCTGAAAATGGGATCTGTGTCTGGTTTGTGGCCCTGACATCTAGTACAGCTTTGACACCCGACAGTGGTGTGCGTAATGTTCACCTGAGCAATCATCAAATCTCTTCCCAGCAGATTCACCGAGCACAGAGTAGACAGCATAAAACCACGTTTGCAGGAACTCCCCAGAAACTTACCAACGTGACAGGCTTTGTACATTTCTCTGTCATCATTTGACCCAATGAAAGACAATGAAAGACATGATCACCAATCAGCCGTGGGGGAATATTAAATTCTTCCACTCTGATAACGGATGACATTGCTCCAGAATCAACCATAAAAGATATTTTGTGACCCTCAACCAACAATTCCAGTGTTGGCAAAATCTCAGATGAATCTGATACAAAGTGAGCATAAGTTGGAACAATTCTCTCAAACTGCTGTTCTAGCAGGGATATTGCATCAGTCAATGTTTTCAAGTCCATACACTCATTTGCAGCACAAACATCATCCCATGCAACCTTTTTAGTATTACTATATTAaatgattccccccccccccccccctttcagggaaattttgtatttttatcaaTTTTGTGCTCAATTCATTTATCCACTCGTTTGCTTAAAGttgtctttaaatgtaaatgtccaATTTAAACTGTTatagttaactgaaacatcattagatgAACCGACCTACCGCTACAATTTCACTGCAACGCATTTTCCTCTGTATGCTTTCTGATTTTCtattcatgtacagcactttgaattgtcttgtcacTCAAATATGCTTTGAAGTATAGTCTCATTATGGCCTACCCAATTATGGGACTTCCACCAAAAAACTTCATTGTTAAataagctgttttgttttgtttctattggaaagttaagtgaaaggaaaaagtcagagaaaaaaagggcaGAATTGGCCGAGATAACCACAACTTTGAGACACTGAAAAAGTATATGGGTTGATTCATAAGGTATGGACTGCCACTGGAGTGAGTGTGATACGAGCCGGCACACACAGGTGAGACGAGATACCTCAGACACAACAATACAGATGAGCTGAAGGCCAACACTGATGAAGGAGCCCTGATGAAGTTCTGAGTTAATTCAATGTACAGTGTattaacatacttttcattaggccaatatttatgtgttaaaattatttctacaCTAGGTGTAAGTATTcagcaataaaaatatgaaaaaataaatggttgAAATACCATAATCACTCAGTGTTTAATGAATATATATGTAAGTAATGACTAACTTAAATAAGATTTTCTATGACATTCTAGTATATTGGGATGCACATGGTCCATAAAATAGTCCATATTTCTTCTTGATGAAAAGCAAAGAATTAGCCTATAATTAAACATAACAGCGCATCTTAATAAAAGTGTGATGATTGACTAAActaatagaaaaaatatttgaaaaatgtaatagtCTCGTgtcttagtttattttttccaagttcaaaaacagcttttacaaCATGAagtcaaagtatctttattCCTCTCTCTTTGGAGAAATTTGCTTTGGACAGCAGATTTTTCTGCAATGACACTAATTTCATTCATCTGTAATttcacacagaaaaataaacaaataaaaaattaaaatttataaaaGAAGCAAGAAGCAGAAATTtgtgaatgagtttttaaatttagaaaatttTGCAACACTTTAGAATATGCCATGATTCAGAGGCTGGCACTGGTTACAGACAAGAGGAAAGGATGAAAAAAAGGCTGTAACTTGTAACTTTTCAGAACAATCTAAAAAAGTTCACCTTtacttaataaaatattattagtTATTAGATTGGTTGTAATGCTCTGAACAGGgagtttaaaatattatttcactTTATCCTAaaggtctttttctttttcttaatttatgaattaataaaaacagtttaccATTAAGCTAACataacaataatttatttagacAGAATAAAATAACCACTTCTAATATAATGTATCAAAAGTCCAAACCATTTGTTTTGCTGTCACAtattaaatctgaataaaatgtaCATGTTTTATGTTAACTGGGAGAAAAATCCTTTCTATTTGATAAATGCAGACTTGTGATGTCAAAGACAATGTCAACAAAAAAACGTGAGAAATCAGGGAATGGTGTTGCTCAGCTGCTACACCTGCAAATGATAACCACTCATTGCTCTACGAGGTGCAGCTGATGATGACCTTTGTTAGGAACACAGTGGGAAGGGTATATTAAGCAAGGCTGAGCAGCAGAGGTTATTCTGGAGTCTATCTTTGCTTGCTTTGTCTCAAGCCAGTGCATCTGAGAAGCAAGGGGAGCTGCTTTTCAGTCAAAAGCCATGGCTGGTGGACTTCTTTTGTGGTATGTTTTGTTGCTGTAGGCTTTTgaattcttgtttttaagtgAATGCATTAAGGGTCCTTAATGAGATGTTTGTCTGCTACAATGTAGGTTTTTCTGGATTGCCTTGCAGTTGAACTGTTCTACTGGTTTTTCATCTCCAAGAGGTAAAATCTATTTCTTAAAGCATATGATTCATCTATGGCATTAACATATCTTGTCTGTTTGCTGCAGCTCCAGTTCAGTCTGTACTGGATGGTCAACACCAACTGGATGAGCAATACTTCAATGCTTTAGCACCTAGTGAAGGGGATGGAGATGTTCTGGATAACAAACCAAGTGGCCCTGTTCTTGCAAGGTATGAATGGCCTTCAGTAGCAGACCCACCGAGTTTGCTTCCCTCTGTCCAAAACATGCCTGACACAATAGACCAGCCAGAACCCCAAGCTCTACCAGTGAATGTTGAACCTGCAAGTGTTGCTTATCCAAGTCCATGGGAGTATTCTGGCCAGAGCAATGAAGTTGAAAGTCCGACTGTGCAGGTCTCTCCTCCTCAGAAGCCTTCCTCTCCAAAGCTAGTAGGCCAGCCTTCCTACAAAGACTGGATGAGCATGCCTTTTAATGACATCTTTGACAAGAACCTGTTGGGCCAATTTGGCTTCCAGCCAGAGAACTCTGTCCGCTATGAGAAGCACTGGGTTCCAGTGAGTTTCCCCCAGATGTCCTACCAACCGGTCCCTCCTCCCCCAAGTCGTCAAAGCCTGATCAGGAAGTCTAAAAACGGTTACCATCGTGAAAGGCTTCAACAGTCAAAAGACATTTACTGGGCAGATCCTAAGATGCAGCAGATGAAAAGCTCTAGGAAGTTCAACCCCTTGCCAAAAAAGGTGCTGAACCGTCAAGCTTCTCGCAAAATGTGAGGGCTTTAAGGTATGTACACCTACACTTTTTTCCTGTGATGTA
Proteins encoded in this region:
- the LOC105929948 gene encoding uncharacterized protein LOC105929948 isoform X2, with amino-acid sequence MAVGLLLWFFWIALQLNCSTGFTSPRAPVQSVLDGQHQLDEQYINALATSEGDGDVLDNKPSGPVLARYEWPSVADPPSLLPSVQNMPDTVDQPEPQTLPVNVEPASVAYPSPWEYSGQSNEVESPTVQVSPPQKPSSPKLVGQPSYKDWMSMPFNDIFDKDLLFGQFGFQPENSVRYEKHWVPVSFPQMSYQPVPPPPSRQSLIRKSKNGYHRERLQQSKDIYWADPKMQQMKSSRKFNTLPKKVLNRQASRKM
- the LOC105929948 gene encoding uncharacterized protein LOC105929948 isoform X6; this encodes MAVGLLLWFFWIALQLNCSTGFSSPRAPVQSVLDGQHQLDEQYFNALAPSEGDGDVLDNKPSGPVLARYEWPSVADPPSLLPSVQNMPDTIDQPEPQALPVNVEPASVAYPSPWEYSGQSNEVESPTVQVSPPQKPSSPKLVGQPSYKDWMSMPFNDIFDKNLLGQFGFQPENSVRYEKHWVPVSFPQMSYQPVPPPPSRQSLIRKSKNGYHRERLQQSKDIYWADPKMQQMKSSRKFNPLPKKVLNRQASRKM
- the LOC105929948 gene encoding uncharacterized protein LOC105929948 isoform X5 codes for the protein MAVGLLLWFFWIALQLNCSTGFSSPRAPVQSVLDGQHQLDEQYFNALAPSEGDGDVLDNKPSGPVLARYEWPSVADPPSLLPSVQNMPDTIDQPEPQALPVNVEPASVAYPSPWEYSGQSNEVESPTVQVSPPQKPSSPKLVGQPSYKDWMSMPFNDIFDKNLLGQFGFQPENSVRYEKHWVPVSFPQMSYQPVPPPPSRQSLIRKSKNGYHRERLQQSKDIYWADPKMQQMKSSRKFNPLPKKVLNRQASRKM
- the LOC105929948 gene encoding uncharacterized protein LOC105929948 isoform X4 codes for the protein MAGGLLLWFFWIALQLNCSTGFSSPRAPVQSVLDGQHQLDEQYFNALAPSEGDGDVLDNKPSGPVLARYEWPSVADPPSLLPSVQNMPDTIDQPEPQALPVNVEPASVAYPSPWEYSGQSNEVESPTVQVSPPQKPSSPKLVGQPSYKDWMSMPFNDIFDKNLLGQFGFQPENSVRYEKHWVPVSFPQMSYQPVPPPPSRQSLIRKSKNGYHRERLQQSKDIYWADPKMQQMKSSRKFNPLPKKVLNRQASRKM